In the genome of Podospora pseudocomata strain CBS 415.72m chromosome 2 map unlocalized CBS415.72m_2.2, whole genome shotgun sequence, one region contains:
- a CDS encoding uncharacterized protein (EggNog:ENOG503NVYG; COG:P) — protein MPSEKPPLPPGGGEQLLPTHTAAAVSLPQPPAPSSPSPSSNGKPEEPWHRIHLGRGMYLDIKRRLPYYWSDWTDAWDYRVVPATVYMFFANILPALAFSLDMLHKTNGEYGVNETLLASVLGAVVFSVGACQPIVIVGVTGPITVFNYTVYNIMKDSGTYYLGFMCWIGLWSLVFHWVLAVTNSCNWLSYVTRFPCDIFGFYVALIYLQKGVQILETLGDGSPFWLSVVVSLLVFCIAYICGEIGTKSTLFKHWIRVFIKDYGTPLTVIFFTGFAHMGRMKNVPLETLPTGVAFMPTVESRGWFVHFWDLPIGHVFLAIPFAVLLTVLFWFDHNVSSLIAQGSEYPLRKPAGFHWDLFLLGLTTGISGLLGLPFPNGLIPQAPFHTESLCVTEVLTSSSSSSSSSSSSSFEHGGKPQLKATHVVEQRVSNLAQGLITLVAMTGPLLSVLHLIPQGVLAGLFFIMGFQALEGNGITLKLVYLLQERKLRPRDSPLRGCPDKKICLFVGLELLGFAATFAITQTVAAVGFPVFIILLIPVRAVVLPRWLGEGELGVLDGPTASEFTMISCGGNSFGGRAGGSGNGQRDQGGVLEGEGAGEETDGDGSGGRRKRRGDEEMGESRGLEVGGEGGVARRRLSRGQSTGDEINRA, from the exons ATGCCATCAGAGAAACCCCCATTACCACCCGGAGGAGGTGAACAGCTCCTCCCAACTcacaccgccgccgccgtctcattacctcaaccccccgccccatcatcaccatcaccatcatcaaacggCAAACCAGAAGAACCATGGCACAGAATCCACCTCGGCCGAGGCATGTACCTCGACATCAAACGCCGCCTGCCCTACTACTGGTCCGACTGGACCGACGCCTGGGATTACCGTGTCGTGCCGGCGACGGTGTACATGTTTTTTGCCAACATCCTGCCCGCGTTGGCGTTCAGTCTGGACATGCTGCACAAGACGAACGGGGAGTACGGAGTGAACGAGACGCTGTTGGCTAGTGTgctgggggcggtggtgtttagTGTGGGAGCGTGCCAGCCGATTGTGATTGTGGGGGTTACGGGGCCGATTACGGTTTTTAATTA TACGGTGTATAATATCATGAAGGACTCTGGGACTTACTACCTTGGGTTCATGTGCTGGATTGGACTGTGGAGTTTGGTGTTTCATTGGGTTTTGGCGGTGACGAATTCTTGTAATTG GCTTAGCTATGTCACTCGCTTTCCCTGTgacatctttggcttctACGTCGCGCTTATTTATCTCCAAAAGGGCGTTCAAATCCTCGAGACGCTCGGTGACGGCTCGCCGTTTTGGCTGTCGGTTGTTGTGTCGCTGCTTGTCTTTTGCATTGCTTATATATGTGGAGAGATTGGCACAAAATCCACGCTGTTCAAGCACTGGATTAGGGTGTTTATCAAAGACTACGGCACCCCGTTGACGGTGATTTTTTTTACGGGGTTTGCCCACATGGGCAGGATGAAGAATGTGCCTTTGGAGACGCTTCCGACGGGTGTAGCATTTATGCCGACGGTGGAGtcgagggggtggtttgttcACTTTTGGGACTTGCCGATAGGGCACGTGTTTTTGGCGATTCCGTTTGCGGTTTTGTTGACtgtgttgttttggtttgatCACAATG TATCCTCCCTCATAGCCCAAGGCTCAGAGTACCCCCTCCGCAAACCAGCCGGCTTCCACTGGGACCTCTTTCTGCTAGGCCTCACAACGGGAATCTCGGGGCTGTTGGGCCTGCCGTTTCCTAACGGTCTGATACCCCAAGCCCCTTTTCACACCGAGTCCCTCTGCGTAACAGAAGtcctcacctcttcctcttcctcgtcctcttcctcgtcctcttcctctttcgAGCATGGCGGCAAACCCCAACTGAAAGCAACCCACGTGGTGGAACAACGCgtctccaacctcgcccaggGGCTGATTACACTCGTCGCTATGACGGGCCCGCTTCTGTCGGTGCTGCATCTCATCCCGCAGGGGGTTCtggcggggttgtttttTATTATGGGGTTCCAGGCGCTGGAGGGGAATGGGATCACGCTGAAGTTGGTGTATTTGCTTCAGGAGAGGAAGCTCAGGCCGAGGGACAGTCCGTTGAGGGGGTGTCCTGACAAGAAGATCTGCTTGTTTGTTGGGTTGGAGTTGCTTGGGTTTGCGGCGACGTTTGCGATTACGCagacggtggcggcggtggggtttCCGGTTTTTATCATTTTGTTGATTCCGGTtagggcggtggtgctgcctaggtggttgggggagggggagttgggggtgcTGGATGGGCCGACTGCGAGTGAGTTTACGATGATTAGCTGTGGGGGGAATAGCTTTGGGGGAAGGgctggggggagtgggaacGGGCAGAGGGATCAAgggggggttttggagggggagggggctggggaggagacggatggggatgggtcgggggggaggaggaagaggaggggcgatgaggagatgggggagagtAGGGGGCtagaggttggtggggaggggggggttgccaggaggaggttgagtaGGGGGCAGAGTACGGGGGATGAGATTAATAGGGCTTGA